In a genomic window of Sandaracinaceae bacterium:
- a CDS encoding alpha/beta fold hydrolase, protein MSYHYRYAYLHGFGSSPSSKKGQHLERMFSGFGIELLVPDLNRPSFSRLSPVAILHELESLLGRDPSGPRVRLIGSSLGGWLATLFAAEHPALVDRMVLIAPAFDFGQRWRERLGEAGIERWLADGDALFPNADGAQVPVHAKFLLEACELPQRPIVSMPTVILHGVNDDVIPIDSSRRYAHEAPQVELIELPADHALSDHEARVAAEAQRFFELGRATLD, encoded by the coding sequence GTGTCCTACCACTACCGCTACGCCTATCTGCACGGGTTCGGGTCCAGCCCTTCATCGAAGAAGGGGCAGCACCTCGAGCGCATGTTCTCGGGCTTCGGCATCGAGCTGCTGGTGCCGGACCTCAACCGCCCTTCGTTCTCGCGGCTGAGCCCCGTGGCCATCCTGCACGAGCTCGAGTCGTTGCTGGGTCGGGACCCGAGCGGACCGCGGGTGCGTCTCATCGGGTCCAGCTTGGGGGGCTGGCTGGCCACCCTGTTCGCAGCCGAGCACCCCGCCCTGGTGGACCGCATGGTGCTCATCGCGCCCGCCTTCGACTTCGGGCAGCGCTGGCGCGAGCGGCTCGGCGAAGCGGGCATCGAGCGCTGGCTGGCCGACGGAGACGCCCTCTTCCCGAACGCAGACGGCGCTCAGGTGCCGGTTCACGCGAAGTTCCTGCTGGAGGCGTGCGAGCTCCCGCAGCGCCCCATCGTCTCCATGCCCACGGTCATCCTGCATGGCGTGAACGATGACGTCATCCCCATCGACAGCTCTCGCCGCTATGCTCACGAGGCACCGCAGGTCGAGCTGATCGAGCTGCCCGCCGACCACGCCCTCTCGGATCACGAGGCGCGCGTGGCCGCCGAGGCGCAGCGCTTCTTCGAGCTCGGCCGAGCTACGCTGGACTAG
- a CDS encoding cysteine--tRNA ligase, which yields MSLQLYDTLTGTKAPFIPADPRHARVYVCGPTVYDYAHLGHARCYIVYDVLVRHLRASGMRVTYARNVTDIDDKIINRAAERGERPDELAARFTEAYREDMARLGNVAPNIEPKVSEHLPQIIALVQRLIDSGNAYAVDGDVYFAVESFEGYGKLSHRNLEAHEAGASGRLDADQTARKRHPADFALWKSAAQSEVGWDSPFGWGRPGWHIECSAMSMEHLGETLDLHGGGLDLVFPHHENELAQSEAATCKPFSRCWMHNGFVEVNKEKMGKSLGNFFTARELFRHIEPEAVRLFTMGVHYRAPLGFEFEEVDGKARFPGLEEAEKRLEYLYKTMLRLRELPAARIVPDGWVPDAIANFPAALDRALDDDLNMPVALAALSDLLASVNELCDAAMRKKGNAQQAVVDAAANAFGALEQSLGLGFQDAREVLMRIRDRRAEARGVSGAWVEQRIVDRTNARAAKDFEAADRVRVELAERGVELLDSPTGTTWQIS from the coding sequence ATGTCGCTCCAGCTCTACGATACGCTCACTGGTACCAAGGCCCCGTTCATCCCGGCTGATCCGCGGCACGCCCGGGTCTACGTGTGCGGTCCCACGGTGTACGACTATGCCCACCTCGGGCACGCCCGCTGCTACATCGTGTACGACGTGCTGGTGCGGCACCTGCGCGCGTCGGGCATGCGCGTGACCTACGCGCGCAACGTCACCGACATCGACGACAAGATCATCAACCGCGCGGCCGAGCGTGGCGAGCGCCCGGACGAGCTCGCGGCGCGCTTCACGGAGGCCTACCGCGAGGACATGGCGCGGCTCGGCAACGTGGCCCCCAACATCGAGCCCAAGGTCAGCGAGCACTTGCCGCAGATCATCGCGCTGGTGCAGCGCCTGATCGACTCGGGGAACGCCTACGCCGTGGACGGCGACGTCTACTTCGCGGTCGAGTCGTTCGAGGGCTACGGCAAGCTCAGCCACCGCAACCTCGAGGCCCACGAGGCCGGCGCCAGCGGACGCCTCGATGCGGACCAGACGGCGCGCAAGCGGCACCCGGCGGACTTCGCGCTGTGGAAGTCCGCAGCGCAGAGCGAGGTGGGCTGGGACAGCCCCTTCGGCTGGGGCCGCCCCGGCTGGCACATCGAGTGCTCGGCCATGAGCATGGAGCACCTGGGCGAGACGCTGGACCTCCACGGCGGTGGGCTCGACTTGGTGTTCCCGCACCACGAGAACGAGCTCGCGCAGAGCGAGGCCGCCACCTGCAAGCCGTTCTCGCGCTGCTGGATGCACAACGGCTTCGTGGAGGTGAACAAAGAGAAGATGGGCAAGAGCCTGGGCAACTTCTTCACGGCCCGTGAGCTCTTCCGCCACATCGAGCCCGAGGCCGTGCGCCTCTTCACCATGGGCGTGCACTACCGCGCGCCGCTGGGCTTCGAGTTCGAAGAGGTGGACGGAAAGGCGCGCTTCCCGGGGCTCGAGGAAGCCGAGAAGCGCCTCGAGTACCTCTACAAGACCATGCTGCGCCTGCGCGAGCTGCCGGCTGCGCGCATCGTGCCCGACGGCTGGGTGCCGGACGCCATCGCGAACTTCCCGGCCGCGCTCGACCGGGCGCTCGACGACGACCTGAACATGCCGGTGGCGCTGGCCGCCCTCTCCGACCTCTTGGCCTCCGTCAACGAGCTGTGCGACGCCGCCATGCGCAAGAAGGGCAACGCCCAGCAGGCGGTGGTGGACGCCGCGGCGAACGCCTTTGGCGCCCTCGAGCAGTCGCTGGGCCTCGGCTTTCAGGACGCCCGCGAGGTGCTGATGCGCATCCGTGATCGCCGCGCCGAGGCGCGCGGGGTGAGCGGCGCATGGGTGGAGCAGCGCATCGTGGACCGCACGAACGCGCGCGCCGCCAAGGACTTCGAGGCGGCCGACCGCGTGCGCGTGGAGCTGGCCGAGCGCGGGGTGGAGCTGTTGGACAGCCCCACCGGGACCACCTGGCAGATCAGCTGA
- the hisD gene encoding histidinol dehydrogenase, whose protein sequence is MLHIHEHGQAGYEATLASLSRRGDADLERVEPAVRAILKRVQGEGDAAIRALTHEFEGRTQESIVLSEQAYREGAAQAPAEVRALLQEAADRIRRYHEHQRDPGFAYEEDGVQLGMRVRPVRSAAVYAPGGKARYPSTVLMTAVPAAVAGVQRIVLVTPRPTPEILAAAEIAGVTEVIDAGGAQAIGAVAYGTESVRRVEKIVGPGNIFVACAKRLVFGLVDIDSIAGPSEILVVADDAADPEVVAADLLSQAEHDEDAYALLVTLSRKQADAVSAAVARQVAELPRREIAEASVRRNGHCFVVPTLAEAVRVADELAPEHLNLSVADPDAALAGIGAVGAAFLGYHTPEAAGDYAAGPSHVLPTGGSARFASPLGVYDFIVRTSVIRYSHEAITRQAPLLEGLARLEGLEAHARAVSIRRAR, encoded by the coding sequence ATGCTGCACATCCACGAGCACGGTCAGGCCGGCTACGAGGCGACCCTCGCGTCTCTGTCGCGGCGGGGTGATGCCGACCTCGAGCGCGTGGAGCCTGCGGTGCGCGCCATCTTGAAGCGCGTGCAGGGCGAGGGTGACGCCGCCATCCGGGCGCTGACCCACGAGTTCGAGGGCCGCACTCAAGAGAGCATCGTGCTCAGCGAGCAGGCCTACCGTGAGGGGGCCGCGCAGGCGCCAGCCGAGGTGCGCGCGCTGCTGCAAGAGGCGGCCGACCGCATCCGCCGCTATCACGAGCACCAGCGCGACCCGGGCTTCGCCTATGAAGAAGACGGCGTGCAGCTGGGCATGCGCGTGCGTCCCGTCCGCTCCGCAGCGGTCTATGCGCCGGGCGGCAAGGCGCGCTACCCGTCCACCGTGCTGATGACCGCCGTGCCGGCCGCGGTCGCGGGCGTGCAGCGCATCGTGCTGGTCACCCCGCGGCCCACCCCCGAGATCCTGGCCGCCGCCGAGATCGCCGGTGTCACCGAGGTCATCGACGCGGGCGGCGCGCAGGCCATCGGCGCGGTGGCCTACGGCACCGAGAGCGTGCGGCGCGTCGAGAAGATCGTGGGCCCCGGCAACATCTTCGTCGCGTGCGCCAAGCGCCTGGTGTTCGGGCTGGTCGACATCGACAGCATCGCAGGCCCCAGTGAGATCCTGGTGGTGGCCGATGACGCCGCCGACCCCGAGGTGGTGGCCGCCGACCTGCTCTCGCAAGCCGAGCACGACGAGGACGCCTACGCTCTGCTGGTCACGCTCTCCCGCAAGCAGGCCGATGCCGTGTCGGCTGCCGTGGCGCGCCAGGTGGCGGAGCTCCCGCGCCGGGAAATCGCCGAGGCGTCGGTGCGTCGCAACGGTCACTGTTTCGTGGTGCCCACCCTGGCCGAGGCCGTGCGCGTGGCGGACGAGCTGGCCCCCGAGCACTTGAACTTGTCCGTGGCAGACCCGGACGCCGCCCTCGCGGGCATCGGCGCGGTCGGCGCGGCCTTCCTCGGGTATCACACGCCGGAGGCTGCGGGAGACTACGCCGCGGGGCCCAGCCACGTGCTGCCCACGGGCGGCTCGGCGCGCTTCGCGAGCCCGCTCGGTGTCTACGACTTCATCGTGCGCACGTCGGTCATCCGCTACAGCCACGAGGCCATCACGCGTCAGGCGCCGCTGCTCGAGGGCTTGGCCAGGCTCGAGGGGCTCGAGGCGCACGCCCGCGCCGTGTCCATCCGCCGCGCTCGCTGA
- a CDS encoding PilZ domain-containing protein, which produces MTAKLHARDKARAEVALRVAFQSRDGLEHMGTTRDLSVRGAFIETPQPPLEGATVALRIEAPTSWDPIVIACVVQWSSARPGFDADGTKIPPGFGVRFASLSNEHTGAIRALLAASGFDER; this is translated from the coding sequence GTGACCGCCAAGCTGCATGCACGTGACAAGGCCCGCGCCGAGGTGGCGCTTCGTGTGGCGTTCCAGTCCCGCGACGGGCTCGAGCACATGGGGACCACCCGTGACCTGAGCGTGCGTGGGGCGTTCATCGAGACGCCGCAGCCACCGCTCGAAGGCGCGACCGTGGCCCTGCGCATCGAGGCCCCGACATCCTGGGACCCCATCGTCATCGCTTGCGTGGTGCAGTGGAGCTCGGCGCGCCCCGGCTTCGACGCGGACGGCACCAAGATCCCGCCCGGCTTCGGTGTGCGCTTCGCGAGCCTGTCGAACGAGCACACGGGCGCGATCCGCGCGTTGCTCGCCGCCAGCGGCTTCGACGAGCGCTGA
- a CDS encoding serine/threonine protein kinase, producing MLAPKPPPPDRSGERIRGKYQLDSRIAVGGMGEVYRATNTLVGREVAIKILLPSLARSENVRARFLREAQLAHFVRHAHVVEIIDIDEDEGGFPFIVQELLEGEDLASYLDRAGGALPVDVTLAVMVPVAEALGAAHVKGLVHRDLKPENIYLSAVNDVLIPKILDFGISKVTKSGAVSSEADGRLIVGSPTYMSPEQIRTPAEVDQRTDVWAVGVILYECLAGRRPFDAASVADLFVQICRDDPPPIDDYVPDLPRALRDLVMGCLNRRPDRRPQDGTVLARALQRVSSRLSGVLSVPGTLSSRPPKAVGGRRTDRPAPNNQMEPTAPDLSEYGAFQVPDELRLDFGDLGALDTPASIASAVAKVAAGRTSVVGAPPGGRTSTPAEDPSPRASIPLDIDPRDLPTHQGRRSYAGSPATTTGSRAKPAGLPQREAVRPGRAGRLPEVPSVGVLLGAGLWLLLAAASVVLFALPALPAAFPAVGAALGFVVLAVVITLGATAVGVLMRTRGSPGHTLGVVGLGGLGVTLAALVLGLRHVMPNLPGIRDNHVLMGLIGVGAVALLAVGLGLRGLFAGVDAFRLRPPRAAAGVLVLAASLALLAGGGLAFYALGSGKLTNLESYSSSLGAGPSAPASE from the coding sequence ATGCTAGCGCCGAAACCGCCTCCGCCGGATCGCAGCGGAGAGCGCATACGCGGGAAATACCAGCTCGACTCGCGCATTGCCGTGGGTGGCATGGGCGAGGTCTATCGCGCGACCAACACGCTGGTGGGGCGCGAGGTGGCCATCAAGATCCTGCTGCCCAGCCTGGCACGCAGCGAGAACGTCCGAGCCCGCTTCCTGCGTGAGGCGCAGCTCGCTCACTTCGTGCGGCACGCGCACGTCGTCGAGATCATCGACATCGACGAGGACGAGGGGGGCTTCCCCTTCATCGTGCAGGAGCTGCTGGAGGGCGAGGACCTCGCGTCCTATCTCGATCGCGCGGGTGGGGCGCTGCCGGTGGACGTGACCCTCGCGGTGATGGTCCCCGTGGCCGAGGCCTTGGGCGCCGCGCACGTGAAGGGGCTGGTGCACCGCGACCTCAAGCCCGAGAACATCTACCTGTCTGCCGTCAACGACGTGCTGATCCCGAAGATCCTCGACTTCGGCATCTCCAAGGTGACCAAGTCCGGCGCCGTCAGCTCGGAGGCCGATGGCCGCCTGATCGTGGGCAGCCCCACGTACATGTCGCCCGAGCAGATTCGCACGCCGGCCGAGGTGGACCAGCGCACGGACGTGTGGGCCGTGGGCGTCATCCTCTACGAGTGCCTGGCGGGGCGGCGCCCCTTCGACGCGGCCTCCGTGGCGGATCTCTTCGTGCAGATCTGCCGCGACGACCCGCCTCCCATCGACGACTACGTGCCTGACTTGCCGCGTGCGCTGCGCGACCTGGTGATGGGCTGCCTGAACCGCCGGCCCGACCGCCGGCCACAGGACGGCACAGTGCTCGCGCGCGCCCTGCAACGTGTGTCTTCGAGACTCAGCGGGGTCCTCAGCGTGCCCGGCACGTTGAGCTCCCGCCCGCCAAAAGCGGTGGGGGGTAGGCGCACGGATCGCCCTGCGCCCAACAACCAGATGGAGCCCACGGCACCCGACCTCAGCGAGTACGGCGCGTTCCAGGTGCCCGACGAGCTGCGCCTCGACTTCGGCGACCTGGGCGCGCTCGATACCCCTGCCAGCATCGCCAGCGCGGTGGCCAAGGTGGCGGCGGGGCGCACGTCGGTCGTCGGGGCGCCACCGGGAGGCCGGACCTCGACGCCAGCCGAAGACCCGAGCCCCCGCGCCAGCATCCCGCTCGACATCGATCCACGCGACCTGCCCACTCACCAAGGCCGCCGGTCGTACGCCGGGAGCCCCGCCACGACCACGGGCTCGCGAGCCAAGCCGGCCGGCTTGCCCCAGCGCGAAGCCGTGCGCCCGGGCCGCGCGGGCCGCCTGCCGGAGGTGCCCAGCGTGGGGGTCCTGCTGGGTGCGGGCCTCTGGCTGTTGCTGGCCGCAGCGAGTGTGGTGCTGTTCGCGCTCCCAGCCCTGCCGGCCGCCTTTCCCGCGGTCGGCGCCGCGCTCGGCTTCGTGGTCCTGGCTGTGGTCATCACACTCGGCGCCACCGCGGTGGGCGTGCTCATGCGCACGCGCGGCAGCCCTGGCCATACGCTCGGCGTGGTAGGGCTCGGTGGCTTGGGCGTCACCCTCGCCGCGCTGGTGTTGGGGCTGCGTCACGTCATGCCCAACCTGCCGGGCATCCGTGACAACCACGTGCTCATGGGCCTCATTGGCGTGGGGGCGGTGGCGCTGCTGGCCGTGGGCCTCGGTCTCCGCGGGCTCTTCGCGGGCGTGGACGCGTTCCGCCTACGGCCGCCCCGCGCCGCGGCAGGCGTGCTCGTGCTGGCGGCCTCGCTCGCGCTGCTCGCGGGCGGCGGGCTCGCGTTCTATGCCCTCGGCAGCGGGAAGCTCACCAACCTCGAGTCGTACTCGTCGAGCTTGGGCGCGGGTCCCAGCGCGCCTGCCAGCGAGTAG
- a CDS encoding CoA transferase yields the protein MPNPHPLAGALDDVRVLDLTQNLPGPYATVLLAALGATVIKVEPPGGETARGVPSLFELVNRGKQSVVLDLKTERGREALLALAAECDVLVEGFRPGVLESLGIAPAVLHARNPRLVICRISGFGQTGPYAEHPAHDLNLQALTGVCHLSRDREGHPLGSALPIADLSAGGTAATTILAALRKRERTGSGMVLDVALSDTVQSWAHIWDQGLTPPTPSADRAVTRAMTRLGEPYRARGIGHAIDRAAASLRRSAPVQTLERLKLHSLPHYGTYRTRDGRWLAVGIVDEGKFWRALCEALELPRLGKLPVAARVLLGNVVRRQLAGAFERRTLEDWMSRLPRHEVPVTPVLDVNQAARDPHLLTRLGPGMNAPVVPYSLAGALGPAPKLDEYDSRLVSFPLPRA from the coding sequence ATGCCGAACCCCCACCCCCTCGCAGGCGCGCTCGACGACGTGCGGGTCCTCGACCTCACGCAGAACCTCCCGGGCCCCTACGCCACCGTGCTGCTGGCCGCGCTGGGAGCGACGGTCATCAAGGTGGAGCCGCCAGGCGGCGAGACGGCGCGCGGGGTGCCATCGCTCTTCGAGTTGGTGAACCGCGGCAAGCAGAGCGTGGTGCTGGACCTCAAGACGGAGCGAGGCCGCGAGGCCCTGCTCGCGCTGGCGGCCGAGTGTGACGTTCTGGTGGAGGGCTTCCGTCCAGGGGTGCTCGAGAGCCTGGGCATCGCGCCCGCCGTGCTGCATGCGCGCAACCCACGCCTGGTGATCTGCCGCATCAGCGGCTTCGGCCAGACCGGTCCGTACGCCGAGCACCCGGCGCATGACCTGAACCTGCAGGCGCTGACGGGGGTCTGTCACCTGTCGCGCGACCGCGAGGGGCACCCGCTGGGCTCGGCGCTGCCCATCGCGGATCTGTCGGCGGGCGGAACGGCGGCGACCACCATCCTCGCGGCGCTCCGAAAGCGGGAGCGCACGGGCAGCGGCATGGTGCTGGACGTGGCGCTGAGCGACACGGTGCAGTCCTGGGCGCACATCTGGGATCAGGGCCTCACGCCACCCACGCCCAGCGCGGATCGAGCGGTGACGCGGGCCATGACCCGGCTGGGTGAGCCGTACCGGGCACGGGGTATCGGCCACGCCATCGATCGCGCGGCGGCCTCGCTGCGACGCAGCGCCCCCGTGCAGACGCTCGAGCGCCTCAAGCTGCACTCGCTGCCGCACTACGGCACCTACCGCACGCGCGACGGGCGCTGGCTGGCGGTGGGCATCGTGGACGAAGGCAAGTTCTGGCGCGCGCTGTGCGAAGCGCTCGAGCTGCCGCGCCTGGGCAAGCTACCCGTCGCCGCGCGTGTGCTGCTGGGGAACGTGGTGCGCCGCCAGCTCGCGGGCGCGTTCGAGCGCCGCACGCTCGAAGACTGGATGAGCCGCCTGCCGCGCCACGAGGTGCCCGTGACGCCCGTGCTGGACGTGAACCAGGCCGCCCGCGATCCCCACCTGCTCACGCGGCTGGGGCCCGGCATGAACGCGCCCGTGGTGCCCTACTCGCTGGCAGGCGCGCTGGGACCCGCGCCCAAGCTCGACGAGTACGACTCGAGGTTGGTGAGCTTCCCGCTGCCGAGGGCATAG